From the genome of Edaphobacter dinghuensis, one region includes:
- a CDS encoding glycoside hydrolase family 2 protein: MSKFLICGMIFFASTFALPAHAKTSSEPQRQVELAGNWKLYSARDVATDGQTISLPGFNTASWHPVAHMPATVLETLEEDGVYPNLYNGMNLLKTVPLDLYLQDWWYRTTFVVPADQQVYQLDFPGINYRAEIWLNGNLIADSHQVVGMYVAHRFDVTRWIKPGASNVLAVKVTPERLVQDVNGVELGDSWFDWINWKYLGYKGALKSGAHGVSFVSDRNAGIWKPVYLRMSGAVTVSDTTVNTELPLPQLTSARLTIYAELHNLTDHPVSGVLRGTISRSGKPSIQIEQQLSLASDEAREISFDPQKYSQLVVQHPDLWWPYTMGKPNLYTLDLEFLEGQQVSDMSHIRFGIRTITQHRDHDEQFPKVGTGGSFYLQVNGRDFLARGADYSPDLLYRYDAGRDEAIMRYVKDMGLNMLRWESKIASDHMVELADEQGVPVMFGWMCCNQWEKWNQWSAEDYRVADASLRSQILMLRPHASVFIWANGSDGLPPPPVRSAYHKILTDLHWQNAIVDTVSSYARNDKGEREWSGIHMEGPYSWRPPTYWFSGRYAAARGACAEQGDNEHIPPYESLKRFIPADKLWPINETWYFHAGSNPGNSTLSNIQKVIDRRYGPSSSAEEFARKAQLAHYEDTRAQFEDFAANGWANHKMTLYWMLNTPWPSFFGHLFDYYLKPGGAYYGAKKGLRPLSVVFDSYAIGDHSQAKITVVNQTPVQHNGLRARVRIYDLDGNVRYDRSAADIVVASGGAVHVLNLPRLKDLTPVYFVRCQLFDNSGKPLVNNVYWQSTKDDDLGPPSNDNAFDLKQASWADMTALNTMRSVPLELSASETVAGGESHVTIRLRNTGRGVAFFERAEITSNRGGDEILPIQYDDNYVTVFPGEAVEIHGTLRQMDGRATWIKLAGYNTPEEIVSIGRTK, from the coding sequence ATGTCGAAATTTTTGATCTGCGGAATGATATTTTTTGCGAGCACGTTTGCTCTTCCTGCTCACGCAAAAACCTCTTCGGAGCCGCAGCGCCAAGTTGAATTGGCAGGGAATTGGAAGCTCTACTCGGCCCGCGATGTGGCCACAGATGGCCAGACTATTTCTCTACCTGGTTTTAATACGGCATCCTGGCATCCGGTCGCGCACATGCCAGCCACAGTCTTGGAGACGTTGGAGGAAGATGGCGTCTACCCGAATCTCTACAACGGCATGAACCTGCTCAAGACTGTTCCCCTGGACCTCTATCTTCAGGACTGGTGGTATCGGACGACCTTTGTCGTGCCGGCAGACCAGCAGGTTTACCAACTCGATTTTCCTGGCATTAACTATCGAGCGGAGATTTGGCTGAACGGCAATCTAATAGCGGATAGTCACCAGGTCGTCGGCATGTATGTCGCGCATCGGTTCGATGTGACGCGCTGGATCAAACCAGGCGCGTCGAATGTTCTTGCCGTGAAGGTGACGCCGGAGCGTCTGGTACAGGATGTGAATGGGGTTGAACTAGGCGATAGCTGGTTCGATTGGATCAACTGGAAGTACCTGGGTTATAAGGGGGCGCTCAAATCTGGTGCGCACGGGGTGTCATTTGTCTCCGATCGCAATGCCGGGATATGGAAACCGGTTTATTTGCGTATGTCGGGCGCGGTCACTGTGAGCGATACGACAGTGAACACTGAGCTTCCGTTGCCGCAACTCACGTCGGCGCGGTTGACGATCTATGCAGAGTTGCACAACCTGACTGATCATCCGGTCAGTGGTGTGCTGCGGGGAACGATCTCGCGTTCTGGCAAGCCGTCGATCCAGATAGAACAACAGTTGAGCCTTGCATCGGATGAAGCACGAGAGATCAGCTTCGATCCGCAGAAATATTCGCAGCTTGTGGTGCAGCACCCCGATCTGTGGTGGCCCTACACGATGGGCAAGCCTAACTTGTACACCTTGGATCTCGAGTTCCTTGAAGGCCAACAGGTCTCGGACATGAGTCACATTCGCTTCGGGATTCGTACCATTACACAGCACCGCGACCACGATGAGCAGTTTCCGAAGGTGGGCACGGGCGGCAGCTTTTATCTTCAGGTAAACGGAAGAGACTTTCTGGCGCGCGGGGCCGACTACTCCCCTGACCTGCTTTACCGTTACGATGCTGGCCGCGATGAGGCCATCATGCGGTATGTGAAGGACATGGGTTTGAACATGCTTCGCTGGGAGTCGAAGATCGCCAGCGACCACATGGTGGAGTTGGCTGATGAGCAGGGTGTTCCTGTGATGTTTGGCTGGATGTGCTGCAACCAGTGGGAAAAATGGAACCAGTGGAGCGCTGAAGATTATCGTGTAGCAGATGCGAGCCTGAGGTCACAGATTTTGATGCTGCGTCCACATGCCTCGGTCTTCATCTGGGCCAACGGAAGCGATGGGCTGCCACCGCCTCCGGTCCGCTCGGCCTATCACAAAATTCTGACGGACTTGCACTGGCAGAATGCAATTGTCGATACCGTTTCTTCGTATGCCAGGAATGATAAAGGTGAACGCGAGTGGAGCGGTATCCATATGGAGGGGCCGTATAGCTGGCGACCACCGACCTATTGGTTCAGCGGGCGCTATGCGGCGGCGCGTGGCGCGTGCGCCGAGCAGGGTGACAATGAGCACATTCCGCCATATGAAAGCCTGAAAAGATTCATCCCCGCCGACAAACTCTGGCCCATTAATGAGACCTGGTATTTTCATGCGGGATCAAATCCAGGCAATAGCACGCTGAGTAATATCCAGAAGGTGATCGACCGGCGCTACGGCCCTTCGAGCAGCGCGGAGGAGTTTGCCCGGAAAGCGCAACTGGCACACTACGAAGATACCCGTGCGCAGTTTGAGGACTTCGCGGCGAATGGATGGGCCAACCACAAGATGACCCTATATTGGATGCTCAATACTCCATGGCCATCCTTCTTCGGACATCTGTTCGACTATTATCTGAAGCCTGGTGGTGCTTACTACGGAGCCAAGAAAGGGTTGCGTCCTCTGTCGGTCGTCTTCGACTCTTATGCGATTGGAGACCACAGCCAGGCGAAGATCACGGTGGTAAACCAAACGCCCGTGCAGCACAATGGATTGCGCGCTCGCGTGCGCATCTATGATTTGGACGGCAATGTTCGCTATGACCGAAGCGCAGCAGACATTGTCGTCGCATCGGGCGGAGCAGTCCATGTTCTCAATCTGCCTCGCCTGAAAGACCTTACTCCCGTCTATTTTGTGCGCTGTCAACTATTCGACAACTCTGGAAAACCATTGGTGAATAACGTCTACTGGCAATCGACAAAAGACGATGATCTTGGCCCTCCCTCCAACGACAACGCCTTCGATTTGAAGCAGGCCAGTTGGGCAGACATGACTGCCCTGAACACCATGCGCTCAGTTCCTCTGGAACTGAGCGCCAGCGAGACCGTTGCGGGAGGGGAGAGCCACGTCACCATCCGCCTGCGGAACACAGGCCGCGGTGTGGCGTTTTTTGAGCGCGCAGAGATTACCTCCAACCGCGGTGGTGACGAGATTCTGCCCATCCAATATGACGACAACTATGTCACCGTATTTCCGGGCGAGGCCGTCGAGATTCACGGAACACTTCGGCAGATGGATGGTCGGGCTACCTGGATTAAGCTAGCGGGTTACAACACGCCGGAAGAGATAGTGTCGATTGGGCGCACAAAATAA
- a CDS encoding SIS domain-containing protein yields the protein MSQDPGVTTTAPTDAPLHTLQEIFGQPLLWPTTLANVRSSSERLSLPVKLQDARVLLTGAGTSAYAASAVALAWPRAFAVPTTDLLIDTERYLAGVDVVISLARSGDSPESAAVVERVRALRPDILQLAIVCNEHGALSRAGVDGLIALDPRTNDRSLVMTSAFSNLVLAGLLLAQPDAASSTVNEFSLHTSALLPEIDRACHHLTARIRDRIVVLSSSPLLGWASEAGLKILEMTAGRFPILTETYLGLRHGPMSFVKPDTLVLCLLSSDPVRRAYEVDLIDELRQKKLGYRVGIADPVAANGLFDEIIPAIAPQADDALRTPYEIVAAQLLGYHLSLSIGLNPDNPSPSGVINRVVQGVRIHPARL from the coding sequence ATGTCACAAGATCCTGGCGTGACAACGACGGCACCCACTGACGCGCCGCTACACACCTTGCAAGAGATTTTCGGACAGCCTCTTCTGTGGCCAACCACGTTGGCGAACGTTCGTTCCTCATCGGAGCGATTGTCTCTCCCCGTCAAACTTCAGGACGCCCGCGTACTGTTGACCGGGGCTGGGACCTCGGCCTATGCGGCCAGCGCCGTTGCATTGGCATGGCCCCGGGCATTTGCCGTGCCTACAACCGACCTCCTAATCGACACGGAGCGTTATCTGGCAGGTGTAGACGTTGTGATCTCCCTAGCCCGTTCCGGAGATAGCCCGGAGAGCGCCGCTGTAGTCGAGCGTGTCCGTGCGCTTCGGCCCGACATCTTGCAATTAGCAATTGTCTGCAATGAACACGGAGCCTTGTCTCGCGCCGGAGTTGACGGCTTGATTGCGCTCGATCCTCGCACCAACGACCGCAGTCTTGTGATGACAAGCGCATTCTCAAATCTGGTGCTTGCCGGACTTCTGCTCGCACAGCCCGATGCAGCTAGTTCCACTGTGAATGAGTTCAGTTTGCACACGTCTGCGTTGCTGCCTGAGATCGACCGTGCATGCCATCACCTGACAGCGCGTATCCGTGACCGGATCGTCGTCCTATCCTCTTCGCCATTGCTTGGTTGGGCGAGCGAGGCAGGACTCAAGATACTTGAGATGACCGCTGGGCGCTTCCCTATTCTCACAGAGACGTACCTGGGTCTTCGTCATGGTCCCATGTCGTTTGTCAAACCCGACACGCTTGTCCTATGCCTGCTGTCCAGCGATCCAGTACGCCGTGCGTACGAGGTCGATCTCATCGACGAGCTGCGCCAAAAGAAACTCGGCTACCGGGTAGGAATCGCCGACCCGGTAGCTGCCAACGGTCTGTTCGACGAGATCATTCCTGCGATTGCTCCACAGGCGGACGACGCTCTGCGGACTCCCTACGAGATCGTTGCCGCACAGTTGCTCGGATATCATCTGAGCCTGAGCATCGGTTTGAATCCCGACAACCCAAGTCCCTCAGGCGTCATCAATCGGGTGGTTCAGGGAGTCAGAATTCACCCGGCACGGCTATAA
- a CDS encoding APC family permease, with amino-acid sequence MAQQQEVTVPSTSSGKAVRLNRTLKLWNLIIIGMVIVQPTAPMGIYGVISNKAHGHVVTTILIAMVAMLFTAICYGRMARIYPSAGSAYTYVGQEMHSALGYIVGWGMVMDYLLNPLICTAFCAKTAMNIVPGMSYYVWVLIFAVFFTWMNLRGIKTSAQLNEALCAGMVLVVLIFLAAVVHALWHVHHDPGFFTHPFYQPDTFHPANIFAGTSVAVLTYIGFDAVSTLSEEVENPRRNILLATVLVCLITGLLSGLEVYAAQLIWGAKPFPSSQVESAFAMVARQAGGTVLFWIINCTLLVANMGSALGSQLAAGRLLYGMGRGNALPKAFFGAIEPKRHVPRNNILIVGAFALAGAATLEFFSARLGGGAYEIGAEALNFGAFLAFMGVNGASFIHHWRHERSKNLSGLIVPALGFLICGFIWIHLSHAALVLGIVWMVAGITYGAIRTRGFRSELVTFEILPDDI; translated from the coding sequence ATGGCGCAACAACAAGAAGTGACGGTTCCCTCAACTTCCTCAGGAAAGGCCGTCCGCCTCAACCGTACATTGAAGCTATGGAACCTCATCATCATTGGTATGGTCATCGTCCAGCCGACCGCGCCCATGGGGATCTACGGTGTCATTAGTAATAAAGCCCACGGCCACGTCGTCACAACCATCCTCATTGCCATGGTCGCTATGCTCTTCACGGCAATCTGCTACGGACGCATGGCACGAATCTACCCCAGCGCAGGCTCAGCCTACACCTACGTCGGTCAGGAGATGCACTCTGCCCTCGGCTATATCGTCGGCTGGGGTATGGTCATGGACTACCTGCTGAATCCGTTGATTTGCACAGCCTTCTGTGCAAAGACCGCGATGAACATCGTTCCGGGCATGTCCTACTACGTCTGGGTTCTTATCTTTGCCGTTTTCTTCACCTGGATGAACTTGCGCGGCATAAAAACCTCCGCGCAACTGAATGAAGCGCTTTGCGCCGGCATGGTGCTGGTCGTCCTGATCTTTCTCGCGGCGGTGGTCCATGCACTGTGGCACGTTCACCACGATCCCGGATTCTTCACCCACCCCTTCTATCAGCCGGACACTTTTCATCCCGCAAATATCTTCGCCGGCACCTCCGTGGCTGTACTCACTTATATCGGTTTCGACGCGGTATCCACCTTATCGGAAGAGGTTGAAAATCCGCGGCGTAATATTCTTCTGGCTACCGTTCTGGTCTGTCTGATTACAGGCCTGCTGTCCGGATTGGAAGTCTATGCGGCGCAGCTCATCTGGGGTGCGAAGCCATTTCCGAGCAGCCAGGTAGAGTCGGCCTTCGCGATGGTCGCGCGGCAGGCGGGCGGCACCGTTCTCTTCTGGATCATCAATTGCACCCTGCTTGTCGCAAACATGGGTTCAGCGCTGGGCTCGCAGCTTGCTGCCGGACGGCTCCTCTACGGAATGGGACGGGGAAATGCGCTACCAAAAGCATTCTTCGGTGCAATCGAACCCAAACGCCACGTTCCTCGCAACAATATCCTGATTGTTGGCGCTTTTGCACTTGCCGGAGCTGCCACCCTTGAATTTTTCTCCGCGCGATTGGGTGGAGGCGCCTACGAGATTGGTGCCGAGGCACTCAACTTTGGCGCCTTCCTCGCGTTCATGGGGGTCAACGGAGCGTCCTTCATCCACCACTGGCGACATGAGCGAAGCAAAAACCTTAGTGGTCTTATCGTGCCCGCCCTCGGCTTCCTGATTTGCGGATTCATCTGGATCCATCTCAGCCATGCCGCGCTGGTACTAGGTATTGTATGGATGGTCGCCGGAATCACATATGGAGCGATTCGCACTCGTGGCTTCCGCTCCGAACTCGTCACCTTCGAGATTCTTCCTGACGATATCTGA
- a CDS encoding GNAT family N-acetyltransferase translates to MKLDRIEVRIADSYLAADKLSLAGGVSDPNQTASYGLVWQPKPLHVFIIEDGLLVAHVGLLQCTVRVGGQPVSVAGFGGVLTRPDCRGKGFGQIAMQKAEEHVRQQRDANFGLLFCRDAVQPWYERLGWEPIKRPVWIDQPEGSIQSPLVVMVKCFGQEAWLGGVVELGCLPW, encoded by the coding sequence GTGAAGCTCGATCGCATAGAGGTTCGCATTGCGGACAGTTACCTGGCAGCGGACAAGTTGAGCCTTGCCGGTGGCGTAAGCGATCCGAACCAGACGGCAAGTTATGGCTTGGTGTGGCAACCGAAACCGCTGCATGTGTTCATCATCGAAGATGGGCTTCTGGTAGCCCATGTAGGACTTCTGCAATGCACGGTTAGGGTTGGTGGCCAGCCGGTTTCCGTGGCTGGGTTTGGCGGAGTCCTGACGCGGCCAGATTGCCGAGGGAAAGGATTTGGCCAGATAGCCATGCAGAAGGCGGAAGAGCACGTACGACAACAAAGAGATGCAAACTTCGGCCTACTTTTTTGCCGAGATGCAGTGCAGCCATGGTATGAACGACTGGGGTGGGAGCCGATCAAAAGGCCGGTTTGGATTGATCAGCCTGAGGGAAGCATTCAGTCGCCTCTGGTTGTCATGGTGAAGTGTTTTGGCCAGGAGGCATGGCTAGGTGGGGTGGTGGAACTAGGATGTCTTCCTTGGTGA
- a CDS encoding sulfatase family protein: protein MSETNEQSSKPLSSAQGTTTRRDFLQASLAIAGTAAVSTVAPALAGAQTKSKRPNLVFFLGEGQRADALSIAGNPILKTPNHDRIGHEGVRFTNAFCTNALCAPARATALTGLYSRSTGALDNTKGNIPLAADIPLFTEILQKEGYEVAIVGKIHTRNGVEERNWDYYFGHNNPSNDYENPIFKEGRKGKVGPSKQYKAVYPDDLSTDRAISWINEDRGDKPFCILIWFVAPHEPFFRPRRLADLYNGTPIAKPVSFDDDLKGYPGKPKSFVDAENKLGTTSSHVACGSLEGVAKDYYAGLVAVDENIGRVIGALEKKNILDDTAILQTSDHGFFLGEWRLFDKRLMHEPSIRVPFQVRYPKRIPAGTVREEMVLDTDIAPTLLDLAGVPAPANLQGKSILPLAKDTDPEFRKEWYYEYYEWPNPEKVAPHRGIRTEQYKLIQYVLDPSEGELYDLRTDPNEQNNLYGKPQYASLQAHLSDRLSVLRAEIPERKEAS from the coding sequence ATGTCAGAAACAAATGAACAAAGCTCCAAGCCTTTGAGTTCTGCACAAGGCACAACGACGCGGCGCGACTTTTTGCAGGCATCACTTGCGATTGCAGGTACTGCAGCAGTCTCGACGGTAGCACCAGCGTTGGCAGGTGCCCAGACGAAATCGAAGCGTCCTAACTTGGTCTTCTTCCTTGGAGAAGGCCAGCGGGCCGACGCACTTTCAATCGCGGGAAATCCTATCCTCAAGACGCCGAACCATGATCGTATCGGACACGAAGGCGTTCGTTTTACAAACGCTTTTTGCACCAATGCACTATGCGCTCCGGCCCGCGCGACTGCACTTACCGGCCTGTACTCGCGTTCTACCGGTGCTCTCGACAACACCAAGGGCAATATTCCTCTTGCCGCCGATATTCCGCTCTTCACTGAGATACTGCAGAAGGAAGGATACGAGGTCGCCATCGTAGGCAAAATCCATACACGAAATGGAGTGGAGGAGCGAAATTGGGATTACTACTTTGGCCACAACAATCCCAGTAACGATTATGAGAATCCTATTTTTAAAGAAGGCCGCAAGGGAAAAGTTGGGCCAAGCAAGCAGTACAAGGCGGTTTATCCCGACGATCTCTCCACGGACCGTGCGATTTCATGGATCAATGAAGACCGTGGAGATAAGCCTTTCTGCATTCTGATCTGGTTTGTCGCGCCGCATGAGCCGTTCTTTCGTCCGCGTCGACTTGCCGACCTCTACAACGGCACACCCATCGCGAAGCCCGTGAGCTTTGATGATGATCTCAAGGGATATCCCGGCAAACCGAAGAGTTTTGTCGATGCAGAAAATAAGCTGGGCACAACCTCAAGCCATGTTGCCTGCGGCTCTCTCGAAGGCGTTGCGAAAGATTACTATGCAGGTCTCGTCGCAGTCGATGAGAATATCGGTCGCGTGATCGGTGCACTGGAAAAGAAAAATATTCTTGACGACACGGCCATCCTGCAAACCTCCGACCACGGATTTTTTCTTGGAGAGTGGCGGCTCTTCGACAAGCGATTGATGCACGAACCGTCGATACGAGTGCCTTTTCAGGTGCGCTACCCGAAACGCATTCCCGCTGGAACCGTACGTGAAGAGATGGTTCTGGATACGGACATCGCACCGACGCTTCTGGATCTTGCTGGTGTTCCTGCTCCAGCGAATCTACAAGGCAAAAGCATTTTGCCGCTCGCGAAGGATACGGACCCGGAATTCCGTAAAGAGTGGTACTACGAGTATTACGAGTGGCCCAATCCAGAGAAAGTCGCGCCGCATCGTGGCATCCGAACGGAGCAATACAAGCTAATTCAGTATGTGCTCGATCCGTCGGAAGGAGAGCTTTACGATCTTCGGACTGACCCGAATGAACAAAATAATCTTTACGGCAAACCGCAGTATGCTTCTCTTCAAGCTCACCTTTCAGACCGGTTAAGTGTCCTGCGTGCAGAGATTCCTGAACGGAAAGAAGCGAGTTAA
- a CDS encoding VWA domain-containing protein, producing MAKKYFLFLCLVSFLFCSTGSGAGQNDVSRIHVDVVLVQLNVAVTDGKGNYISGLTPEDFSIVEDNIPEKTATFEEGNEPPRRLADVAPPTDHSLTRSSAKPSQPQASAPVVAANQAQTPALWAAGANVFILFDTSNYMYRGFVFAQDSIADFIRSLEGVSKVAFYSYSRDLSRVATLTSDRSQVLRGVRSTVAGDDAALYNSLLLTVKDAATLTGKKAIVVFSNGPDNASLVPPEDVAELAQSTGTIIYMVSTQEAEAEPVSTAVFERMSKATGGRAYFSSSWRDEKRAFTSIRDDLAHLYTLSYYPQPNPNRGWRTIKVKLVGKDLQKYHVRTRDGYRLIQQAQTSAAALSSAPESASQ from the coding sequence ATGGCAAAGAAATATTTTCTGTTCCTCTGCTTAGTTTCGTTTCTCTTCTGCAGTACCGGCTCTGGTGCTGGTCAGAACGATGTGTCGCGTATCCACGTGGACGTTGTTCTAGTGCAGTTGAATGTCGCGGTCACCGACGGTAAGGGGAACTATATCAGCGGTCTTACGCCGGAGGACTTCTCCATCGTCGAGGACAATATCCCCGAAAAGACTGCCACTTTCGAAGAGGGTAACGAGCCGCCGCGCAGGCTGGCCGATGTGGCTCCGCCGACTGACCACTCGCTGACGCGGAGTTCTGCCAAACCATCGCAGCCACAGGCGAGCGCGCCAGTGGTCGCAGCGAATCAGGCGCAGACTCCAGCGCTTTGGGCCGCCGGAGCTAACGTCTTCATCCTCTTCGACACCAGCAACTACATGTATCGGGGATTCGTCTTCGCACAGGACTCCATCGCGGATTTCATACGCTCTCTTGAAGGTGTGAGCAAGGTAGCCTTCTATTCCTACAGCCGCGATCTCTCACGCGTCGCCACACTTACTTCCGACCGGTCACAGGTTCTGCGCGGCGTTCGCAGCACGGTTGCCGGCGACGATGCCGCTCTCTACAACTCTCTCCTCCTAACCGTGAAGGATGCCGCTACGTTGACAGGAAAAAAAGCTATCGTCGTCTTCTCCAACGGGCCTGATAACGCCAGTCTGGTGCCTCCAGAGGATGTGGCGGAGTTGGCTCAATCAACCGGAACAATCATCTATATGGTCAGTACCCAGGAGGCCGAAGCCGAACCGGTCTCGACTGCTGTCTTTGAGCGTATGAGCAAGGCCACCGGCGGCAGAGCCTATTTCTCCAGCAGTTGGAGAGACGAGAAGAGGGCGTTTACCTCTATCCGGGATGACCTAGCACATCTCTACACTCTCAGCTACTATCCACAACCCAACCCTAACCGAGGCTGGCGCACCATCAAGGTCAAGCTCGTGGGCAAAGATCTGCAAAAGTATCATGTTCGAACCCGGGACGGATATCGTCTTATCCAGCAGGCTCAAACATCAGCGGCCGCCTTGTCGTCTGCGCCGGAATCTGCTTCACAATGA
- a CDS encoding CAP domain-containing protein, giving the protein MEPSPERRVSRRASWMLIAATLFFAITPALHAQSIFNTTPSVAVQFLLDSANQDRIARGLQPLRLDTTLTEAAQAHAREMAAHRDISHQFPGEPKLSERGANAGAHFSLISENVAEAPAAAMIHDLWMHSEGHRKNLLDPGVDAVGIAVVVRDHEYYAVEDFANLVQPLTFNAQESAVASLLAKSGMEIANGKVMSEKDARQTCSMSTGYVGTHQPWYIMRYTAHNVAQLPAQLQSRLSTGKYHQAVVGACAEDTSRPFTAYNIAVLLYP; this is encoded by the coding sequence ATGGAGCCCTCCCCAGAGCGCCGTGTATCACGCAGAGCAAGCTGGATGTTGATTGCTGCAACTCTGTTTTTTGCAATCACTCCAGCTCTGCACGCGCAGTCCATCTTCAATACCACGCCCAGTGTCGCCGTGCAGTTCCTCCTTGATTCAGCAAATCAGGATCGTATAGCACGCGGCCTCCAGCCACTCCGCCTGGATACTACCCTTACCGAGGCTGCCCAGGCTCACGCTCGTGAGATGGCGGCTCATCGCGATATCTCCCACCAGTTTCCCGGAGAGCCAAAGCTCTCTGAGCGGGGAGCTAATGCCGGAGCACACTTCAGCCTCATCTCCGAAAATGTGGCCGAAGCCCCGGCTGCGGCTATGATTCACGATCTCTGGATGCACTCCGAAGGGCACAGGAAAAATCTACTTGATCCCGGCGTCGATGCCGTCGGCATTGCTGTTGTTGTGCGCGACCATGAATACTATGCAGTAGAGGATTTCGCAAACCTCGTTCAGCCCCTCACCTTTAACGCGCAGGAGTCAGCCGTTGCCAGCCTTCTCGCCAAATCGGGGATGGAGATCGCCAACGGTAAGGTGATGAGTGAGAAAGATGCCCGCCAGACGTGCAGCATGTCCACCGGTTATGTCGGTACCCATCAGCCTTGGTACATCATGCGCTACACCGCTCATAACGTCGCCCAGCTACCGGCCCAGCTCCAGTCCCGGTTGAGCACAGGCAAGTATCACCAGGCGGTTGTAGGAGCCTGCGCCGAAGATACCTCGAGACCTTTTACGGCCTACAATATCGCGGTCCTGCTATATCCCTAA
- a CDS encoding GDP-L-fucose synthase family protein — protein MKKTSRIYIAGHRGLVGSAIHRALTAQGYTNLLTRTRSELDLLDTDAVNDFFANEKPEYVFLAAAKVGGILANNNYPADFIRDNLIIQTNIIEASRINQVDRLLFLGSSCIYPKFAPQPMPESCLLTGPLEPTNRPYALAKIAGIEMCWSYNRQYKTKYLAAMPTNLYGPNDNFDLANSHVLPALIRKTAEAIKSNSDSISVWGTGTPRRELLYSDDLAAACLFLMNLDDSRYNSLLTEDTPPLVNIGTGEDVTIRELAEIVAKVLGFKGELVFDTTKPDGTPRKLMDVTRLHNLGWHHTTSLEEGIRTTWEAVRSQIS, from the coding sequence ATGAAAAAGACTTCCCGTATCTACATCGCCGGCCATCGTGGACTCGTAGGTTCAGCCATTCATCGCGCTCTTACTGCTCAGGGCTATACCAACCTGCTCACGCGCACACGGTCAGAGTTGGATCTGCTTGATACGGATGCAGTCAATGACTTCTTCGCCAACGAAAAGCCCGAATACGTCTTCCTCGCCGCTGCGAAGGTAGGCGGAATTTTGGCGAACAATAATTATCCGGCCGACTTCATCCGCGACAATCTCATCATCCAGACCAATATCATCGAAGCGAGCCGGATCAACCAGGTAGACCGCCTGCTCTTTCTTGGCTCCTCATGCATTTATCCCAAGTTCGCTCCTCAGCCCATGCCTGAGTCCTGTCTGCTGACCGGTCCTCTTGAACCCACCAATCGGCCCTATGCACTGGCCAAGATTGCCGGGATCGAGATGTGCTGGAGCTATAACAGGCAATACAAAACAAAGTATTTAGCGGCTATGCCAACCAACCTCTATGGCCCCAACGATAACTTTGATCTGGCCAATTCGCATGTTTTGCCCGCGCTCATCCGCAAAACCGCTGAAGCAATCAAGTCCAACTCTGACAGCATCAGCGTTTGGGGAACCGGCACGCCTCGACGCGAGTTGCTCTATTCAGACGACTTAGCCGCGGCCTGCCTTTTCCTGATGAATCTCGACGACAGCCGATACAACTCCCTGCTGACCGAAGATACCCCACCGCTGGTCAATATCGGTACGGGAGAAGATGTCACCATTCGCGAGCTGGCCGAAATTGTAGCTAAAGTCCTTGGTTTCAAGGGGGAACTCGTTTTCGACACCACAAAGCCCGACGGCACCCCACGCAAGCTCATGGATGTGACACGTCTCCACAACCTAGGCTGGCACCATACCACTTCGCTCGAAGAGGGAATCCGCACCACCTGGGAAGCCGTCCGCAGTCAGATCTCCTGA